Within Aspergillus oryzae RIB40 DNA, chromosome 2, the genomic segment AACATGGTATCACACAAATCGCTGTCTATATGAGTGATTCTGCCAATATATGCGAGACTCCTTGGGCACTTCAAGCCAAGTTTCCTTGAAGTGTTCAACTGATATAAAAGAAGATATGAGTGCACTATGCCTCAATATCATACTTGGGAATTCGAAATCCAAGTGTCTAAATAGTTCCCTCCACCTGTTCATTCTGATTTGATCGGAATGAGCCCGAAAACAGCCAGGTGACCCTAGGACACGGAAGGGGGAAAGCGCAAGTGCGGGACGAGCCATTCCAGTGGCGTCCAGCACGATAGAATATAGAAGAACGGTTAAAGCGAGGTAATAACCCAGCCTAACGCCTTTCTCGAGAGGACGCTCTTTCGGGCGACGATTGAAGCTGACTTCCCGTACCAAGGTTTCGCCCCGCTCTATGTAGCTCAGATTCGGCAGATACCACGACCGGTGGCGCTGACTTCAAAGGAGATGGGGCAGAGACTCGCGGCGAGTACACTTTATCATGGTCACTTAAGTTAGCGGTAGAAATGGTAAGCCCATGCGTGCTGCTGCTGGCACCGCTGGCTCGAACCCGGAATGACCGCCGACCAAGAATCGAATCATCGGCAGGCGTAATGTTGACATTTTGACCGTCACGTGTATCCGACGAAGCGCGTAGCATACTTGTTTCCGGATTCGCAACGCGGTGATATCCTTCGCGACCTCGGGAGGGATCGGAGTCTTCTGTCTCCGAGTCCGAATCTGGCTCGGGCTCCCACGTGCCCTTCCGAGCTTCAGCACGCATCTTGGAGATCTTCATATAATTGTAGGAACCAATGCTGCTGATGGTAATTACCAGACCCACAATATTTATGAGTGTGAGCTGGTCATGGAACACCACACCTGCCGCGCTTATCGTGACCACTTCTTTGAAGATACCACAGATGCTCAATGTGACGACAGATGAACGCTTGAGAAGTGCAAACTCGGAAGAGATCATACAAAACGCCAAGATACCCGGGAATATGAGGAGAAAGGTCGCAAACATGCCACCATGGACGTCGCTGAGAGCGACGAATCCCGTAACAATCTGAGATGGGCCTTCCACGGCCAGCGCGATAGTGATTAAGGAGATAAACATGACGGGAgtaaggaaaaagagggtAGAGAAAGGGTTAGCCGTAGCTGGATGCCGCAGCAAGAGTATCTGTGTCAAGCCCCATCGGAAGCCCGAGAAGAAAGCGGATGCGATGACGAGCAGGAAGCCAACAACGTTAAAAGCAGTCTCACCTGCGACCATCATGACGACACCGATAGTCATTGTAgcaatgatgacgatcaaCTTGGCTGACGGGGTTTCTaggcggaagaggaaagcaaatAGTAGGACGAATGCGAGAGCAGATGATTTACACATGGTAAGGAACGTGAGAGAGATGAATTTTAGCGACATATTGCCCAGGCCAATGTCAAGGGAAGTTGCTGCACCGCAAGGAACGAGACGTGTGAAATAGAATACTTTGGATACGACACTATTCTCGGACCCATCTTGCTGCCTCATAGGTGATCCGGACGGTGATGACGAAGGCGCCCGCGGGCGCAGCGAAGGAATCATATATAAGATGAAGGATGATAGTGAGAACTGGACAAGCATGTGTAGACTGGTGGTGAATAgcggaaagggaaagacgacatcatcctcggaaAACATCCACTTATTGTACTGCAACACACATTGCCATGGTCAGTTGTGTCACGTTCCTTGAATGCTATCATCTTATGTCCTAGGGGCACCAGGGTACTCACGATTGATATCGCCAACGAAAAGAAGTACCACATCAGAATCAACCCTGCGTTGACcaacagcctcctcatcacgTTTCGATCCGCCAATCCAACCGAGAACACATCACTCTGGGAACCCTTGACCCCGGCGATCCGAGCATCCAACTGTCTCCGTTGCTTTCTTCGCCGCCGTCGCTGGCGTCTCTGTTTTGCGGTAAGACcggtctcttcatcatcttggaGGTCGTCCTCGGAGCTCTCGGCGATCGACGAGAGGTCGGACACATCTGCGTCCTCGGcggctttctgttcttcccGTTTATAGTTGACAGGGTCGGCATTGGTTCTTGGGTTATCGTCCCTCTGCTCGGCCGGGCCTACCTGTGAAGGGCCCCCGGTAGCCGTGAGCACTGAGCTCCGCCGGCGATGGTGATTTCCCGAGGGAGATAGACCCATCCTGGAATGCTAGCTTGTTGGAAGAGGGGAGGGTCTTCAGGGGGGGTGAAAGAGTACAAGGAAAGTGGTTagagggggagaaaaaagaaagttttCGTTAGAATGTAAATGACTCCATCAGTGGTAGATCAACGTGAAATATACACTCGTGGTCCAACGTTCAATTGTCGCAGCAACTGAGGATGGACACGGAAGGGGAGCAGACAAAGTCCGAAAGGAACGAGGAGAATCGGTGAGGAAATCAACAGGGCTGGCCCGGATCGGTGTCAAAGGAGATGAAACTGAGCGAAAAGGGAACTAATGAAAGGAGGGAGGgacaggaaaggaaaggaattCAGGACCAAAGGAGCAAGAAAGGCCCGTGGAGCAGCATGCAAGGGCGACCGATAGGAAGAAGCATAAGATAGGTAGCAGCAGTAACAGCGACAGCAATCGCCCAGCAGCGCAACGGCCTTTCAGACTCggtgggaaaaaaaaaggaaaaggaaatgtatgtatgtatgtatatgtatatgtgtatgtattgtaAGGAGTGTCAATTTTTCATGGAAATTTCGGGGTTtgaggaaacaaaaaggaaaggagttGCAGTGGTTTTGGTCGATTTGCAGGTCAGCAGTCAGTTTAGTTTTTGGCTTTTGAAAGAGAGCAAAGCAGTGACACTAGACCCGAACTAGACCTGCTCTCCTGAATTTTTAATGAAAAATTATTCCTGTCGGCATTGTTGGTATGAAAATATTAGACTATGATGACCTATTGACTTATCGCTGAatccactttctttccttcccggTCTTAATCTTActctccaccaccgccactGATCAATGCGAATACGAACCAGAACGTCCGTCTTGAATTTGAGTCCACTGCACTAACACTTTAGCAAGAGTCATCCAAACAGCAACTCAAACAGGGGTACGTTTAGTATACTTCGGAgaagtaagaaaaaaaataaataagagtaaataacaataaaaacaaaaagaggaGGGGTCAAACAAACTACTCGTAAACTATACAACAAACTTCATACTAGAACTGATTTTGATAGTGATCACACACATCCTTCAGGGTCTTCTTTGGCATCGTGCTCTTGGACCTCTCATCTTCCGGGAATCCTCGTCTGTTGGAGCGGGGGTTGCAGAGATTTGGGTCCCCTAATTTAattttgctctttttgggTCCCTTTCCGGACGATCCGGGGTCGTCCATTTATTGTCTGTCGGTGCCTTAAGAGAGATATCCTCGCACTGTCGATCCCGCCATTGGTTGGGCCAGCGACCGAAGGTTCAACGAAAGGTCGACTATTGGAGTGGGTGAATGAGATACACCGGATTTACTGTGGTTTGTTGCAAGTGACCTTTCTTTCAATACTTCCGCCAACACACGATTTCCCATTAGGCATCAGTTTTTGGCCTGAACTCCATCTTCGTTGCACACCGACTTCTTGGCGTCGAAGGACCGGCTCAATTTCTTAGTCCATTTGATCCCGTCCCGATCGACAACGCCTGTGATTCGCCACAAGGAATCACCCACTGGGTTCCAGACAATGACATATGATCGGTACGATCTCCCATGCTTTGGACATATCTGACCCGAGGGTCCCatggttgatgatgttgtgatTCCATCACCACGGGTCGTCTCGACAAGTATCGCCCAGAACGCCGCCAGCAAGGATAACCATCAATCATGTCATTATACATGCGTCCCAGGTATCCTGCCCGCTGGTGTCATAGTTTGGCATGGTCGCCCTTGCATTCGCTGtgaggaaggatgatgtATTCAATCGCAACACTTCTATACATTCCTCATCAATTGacattcatcttcagcctCTGTCTGGTTCATTCCCTGGTTGAAACCACTTTGAAACTCAAGTTTAATGGGGGATGATGCCGTGGTAAACATGCATACCTGTGTCCCCTTGTTAGCAAGGAATGTACCTTGGTTTACATTTACTAACCTATCTTTTGACTTTTATGCCGTTCCCCGGTTCGCTCGCCCGAGGGACTCGGCGcacttctccagcttgcAAGCTTAAGCAGCAGTGCTTACCTCATTCGACCTGTCAATTGACGACAATGGTTTTGTTAAGCTTCAGGCCATGCTCCCTTTTTGCCCTGGAGCACCGCTCGGCAGCCGATGTGCAAATCAAAAAAGATAGAAAACCAGATGAAATCAAATAAAACCGAATCGATAGGTCAATAAACTCGTGGCCAGCCGCTTCCATCTAATCTGCAGCATGCTGTCAAGGTTAGGTAGACTATGGGCAATAGCCTTCCTTTCCGCCTTGCTTCTCGGCTATAATCCTGGCAACTATACTGCATGGGCTCAGCCCGGCGGCAGAGTAAGTACATAACATTTGCAAACAGCTCATTTTGACAAAAACTAGCAATTACCAATGAGCCGGACATACCAAGGAACAATCCGGTATAAATGAATGCAGGACGGGGCTACAAAGAGCCATAGTGTCGTCTACCCAAGATCGTCCGGGCATTTATAAGATATACCCCTTAAAGAAAGCCCACAGTACACCTCACAAAGAAGGTTAAGTACAACGTGTGTCTCATGGTCAACACCGGGGAATTATTGAATTGAACTCACATGTCAAATGTACAAAATCATTAACCCACGCTCCTAGTAACAACAGAAACATGATATGTCTGTCACTTCTTACCACATACCCTACCAAGCACCAAACTGAACCACCTGCTCAACTCCAGAAGTAAACCTCCATAACCCCTATACCTGCGAAACTCCCCAACAGCGACTATACATCTCACCAACCATAGAAACCAGCTCCCGAGCCTGATCAAGGAAACCCTTGAATAAAAGACGAATCAACATCACAAGTCCCAGTACACAGTACACCCTACTATGAAAAACGGACCCCGACACGTCCAATACCTTAACCAAGAACCATACCTAACCCCTCAATCTTTCCCCTCATACACAGATAAGAACCAGCCTAAAACCACTACAAACCACAACAACCCTCAACCCAAAGCTAGTTACCCAGGTACTCTTAGTAAAAAAAACACGCCCTCTAAACCCCCCATAACCCATCCTTCCCAAAACAACATACCCAGAATAGCACTCTACCTGAATTCCCCTCATTTCTGTCCTACCTACCTATATTAGTCCAACTTGCCAGAAACCCATCTATCTAATGTTGAGAGTGGTTTCCCTGGACAGACAAACGGGTAACACGCTGTCGGCACTCAGGCTCCATGCATGCATTAGCGCGGGCTTTAGTGTCTTCATAGGGTGAGTGGGAAGGAACAGCTGCAGGGGTGCGTGTGAAGATCATGGTGATCGTTGGGGGACTTTTGTTTTAGTGTTATGGAGATGGGTTAATTATATTACTTTTACGGAGTGTTTTAATGTTGGAATTATTTGGAGGGGTTTGGGTGATTGCGTCAGGGAGGGTGTGCTTTTTACTAcagttttttcttctgttttcctttgGTACAGGTTGAATCTAACAGCATTGACTGTGATGCCTTCTGTTATCCTAGGTTTGAAAAAACAAAATTGCAAGTCGGTCATCTCATTCATGAAGATCTGTTTCTAAGGGTAAATCTAATGGATAAGCCAAAACAGATGTTAAGGCTCCGATCCAACACCATTTCATCGCATCCGATGCAACGCATTCCCGAGCTGCAGTTATACAGGACGCATACAGGAGGCAGCCTTGTATCCCAGCACCGGCAAACCCCGCATATTCTCTCACTTAGATAGTAAAGTATTCCCTGCTTCGTTTATATCACGTGTACCTTCCTCATGGTTCCTTAAAATGGTAGCTCCGCATGACCTCTAGTATGCTTCACATGGAGGGATTATGTGAGCATTCCCTCTGCCGCGATAGTCCCCTTTCCCGGCGTGGCGCTCATGGGTAGTTTCATCCCGTGCGAACTTATATGGAAAGGAGTCCCTTCAGTTTGGCAGTTAATCGGACACGTTATATTCAACCACCCTTCCTTGGTCCAGCAGCTCCGGGTCCTGGAGACGGGTTCGGGTTGGTAGAGGCTTTTGCGGAAGCCGACCGCGAGAAAGCATTGGCTGTACCAATTGTCGCACTAGCGTTACGCAGCTCGATCTTCTTACGTTCCATTTCAAGCTACTTGTAATTAGCGTTACTTGCGTAAGGAATTCAGCGAAAGGAGTAAAAGAGTGTCACATACCACCTTGCGCACTCTAGCAAGAGCAGCTGTGTCACCAGCCACCAAGGGCTGACAGTCGTCTACACGGTACGGCGCGGCGATTGACACTGCGTCGGCCACGATTATGCTTGGTCCATCCCATCTTGTGGGCATTGTGCGGCTAAATGCATCGAAGATATCCTGGGCTTCGCGAGTAACTCCCTTGCCACGCTTCGCCTCACCCTCTTGCAGTTTACCAACTGCATTGGCCTCCCGAGCCTTCAGAGCCCGAATATCGAGCGCATGGACAGGTGGCACTGCATCAGCAAAAGAAGGTCCTTCCGCGCTGTTGGATGATGGTGCCAGGGAGAGAAGTTGGAAGGACTGTATACGCGAGATCGGGATGATACGATAATCGCCTGCGGTCTGCTTAGTGTCGGCGGCAGTGTTGATAGCAACAAGGTTTGTGATTGGGCATGCTGTAAACAAAGTTCCCTCGATTGTCGTGGAGACCGGGGCGGTAGTGATGCGAACGCTGTTGCGATAACAATAAAGTTAGCAGCTGTCTTGTACAAAGCGGTGTTCGGTTCAAAGAGTATCATGTTCTCTGAAAGGCGCCACAGAAGACAGAAGTTTAGAGCAAGTAGCTGCTTACCGTGCGCCGATTGCGCCGCTCAAAGCGACCTCCAAAGGAACCATAGCTCCGGCCATTCCCTGACCTGTGGCACCAGAAGCTCCTTGCGATGACGCTCTAACTCCGGCACCGTGACGCTTTTTTTCTGCCATAAGCCACCCTCTCAGACCAAGCAATTTTCAGGCTTTGTCACTTGGGATGAAAAAGAGAGCCAGACCCCAATGATGGAAGAGTGCAGCTGAATTGATTCTTGGGGGCCAATGAAAGTCCGCCTTGCACAATCAGCCCAGCAGGGACAATAAGCTACACCAGGCGATTTCCACGGTAGTATAAGGCGCCAATTTCTCGGCCGCGGGGTTATAAGTTACTGTCGATTCGCAGTAACAACAGGAGCTGGTGCCCCAATTAAGCAAGGTGGGACGTAGCCGGAAGCTGGGAACCTGATAAAAGGAGCGACGGAAACAacacagaaagagaaagaagcccGTCGACAAGGATATGGCCAAGCAGACGAGGATACTGTCTCAGACTGCTGGCGCGTAGTCAAAGAGAGGTGTGGTAGTGTTGCGTCAAAGGATGCCAGCTAACCCACTAGCGATAAGTTGGGTGAGGTCGACGTTCAGGTGTACCACCAATCAATCCCAATTCGGCTTAGTTCGGGCGGAGACAATACCGTGACGACGGGCTGCCCTCATCAGTCCTCAGCGTTCGGAACACAGCTGACCAGCAGAGAGCTGCTAACAAGTCATCTCTTGATTTTTACAAGTCAATatactttttacttttcttcaTCA encodes:
- a CDS encoding putative nucleotide-sugar transporter (predicted integral membrane protein), translated to MDDPGSSGKGPKKSKIKLGDPNLCNPRSNRRGFPEDERSKSTMPKKTLKDHSRMGLSPSGNHHRRRSSVLTATGGPSQVGPAEQRDDNPRTNADPVNYKREEQKAAEDADVSDLSSIAESSEDDLQDDEETGLTAKQRRQRRRRRKQRRQLDARIAGVKGSQSDVFSVGLADRNVMRRLLVNAGLILMWYFFSLAISIYNKWMFSEDDVVFPFPLFTTSLHMLVQFSLSSFILYMIPSLRPRAPSSSPSGSPMRQQDGSENSVVSKVFYFTRLVPCGAATSLDIGLGNMSLKFISLTFLTMCKSSALAFVLLFAFLFRLETPSAKLIVIIATMTIGVVMMVAGETAFNVVGFLLVIASAFFSGFRWGLTQILLLRHPATANPFSTLFFLTPVMFISLITIALAVEGPSQIVTGFVALSDVHGGMFATFLLIFPGILAFCMISSEFALLKRSSVVTLSICGIFKEVVTISAAGVVFHDQLTLINIVGLVITISSIGSYNYMKISKMRAEARKGTWEPEPDSDSETEDSDPSRGREGYHRVANPETSFESFWRSEIISCREAVTGINADSDAGMILLWDHGEEIAEFSKLAADCSSVAAHRLKNRRDC
- a CDS encoding anticodon-binding domain-containing protein (predicted protein), which gives rise to MVPLEVALSGAIGARVRITTAPVSTTIEGTLFTACPITNLVAINTAADTKQTAGDYRIIPISRIQSFQLLSLAPSSNSAEGPSFADAVPPVHALDIRALKAREANAVGKLQEGEAKRGKGVTREAQDIFDAFSRTMPTRWDGPSIIVADAVSIAAPYRVDDCQPLVAGDTAALARVRKVLEMERKKIELRNASATIGTANAFSRSASAKASTNPNPSPGPGAAGPRKGG